In the Gossypium arboreum isolate Shixiya-1 chromosome 10, ASM2569848v2, whole genome shotgun sequence genome, one interval contains:
- the LOC108450703 gene encoding protein FAR1-RELATED SEQUENCE 3-like isoform X2, which produces MDVGGGKGDNVRGVNIESSKGGGSNWNLIENSTGIDVVVNPNDDGGAGGKPCVGMEFESEDAGRTFYDGYARRLGFSTHVGQFTRTKLDGPIVTWDFACSREVLKRKNVESCNAMFRIERKDGKKWVATKFVEDHNHSMVNPSKVHYLRSRRHFAGATKNVPETSDAATDVCALVDGNHVSCEATRIGNTSCVDPNHLVRNMGSVGYVGLPSQRRTLGKDAQNLLNYFKKMQAENPGFYYAIQLDDDNRMTNVFWADARSRAAYNHFGDAVIFDTMYRPNQYQIPFAPFTGINHHGQMVLFGCALLLDESESSFTWLFRTWLSAMNNRSPISITTDQDRAIQAAVSQVFPETRHCICKWHILREGQERLAHIYLAHPSFYGEIYGCINFSETIEDFESSWTTLLDKYNLQKNEWLLAVYNARKQWAPVYFRGTFFASLSSNQGVCSFFDGYINQQTTIPRFLKQYERALERSLEREIEADCDTICTTPVLKTPSPVEQQAANLYTKKVFSKFQEELVETFVYTANKIEGDGIVSKYRVAKYEHDDKAYFVMLNVSEMKASCTCQMFEYSGILCRHILTVFTVTNVLTLPSHYILRRWTKSAKSWVGLDDKNADPQGVETLTARFNILCQEAFKLAEEGSVVPETYSAAINALRDAVKKVAFIKKDVAKVTPPRSYINGNSHEDGSKKTTSPVSEMVPSLWPWQDAVSPRFNLIDSGAPLTDLNQPSMVPVSIDRDTDHVDSTLHDYSKNPLGETEVQFRLTKVTLEPMLRSMAYISQQLSTPVNRVAAINLKLQDTKTTSGEKEVKFQVSKDTLGSMLRSMAYIREQL; this is translated from the exons ATGGATGTGGGAGGGGGAAAAGGGGATAATGTCCGGGGAGTAAATATTGAGTCTAGTAAGGGTGGTGGTAGTAATTGGAATTTAATAGAAAATTCGACTGGAATAGATGTGGTTGTTAATCCGAATGATGATGGAGGTGCCGGAGGTAAGCCATGTGTGGGGATGGAATTTGAGTCGGAGGATGCAGGCAGGACATTTTACGATGGATATGCTAGGCGGTTAGGGTTTAGTACCCATGTTGGTCAGTTTACTCGTACTAAGCTCGATGGGCCAATTGTAACATGGGATTTCGCATGTTCAAGGGAGGTTTTGAAGAGGAAAAATGTTGAAAGTTGTAATGCAATGTTTAGGATCGAGAGAAAGGATGGAAAGAAGTGGGTTGCTACAAAGTTTGTGGAGGATCATAATCATTCGATGGTTAATCCTAGTAAGGTTCATTACCTTAGATCTCGTAGGCATTTTGCTGGAGCTACTAAAAATGTTCCCGAAACATCTGATGCCGCTACTGATGTTTGTGCTTTGGTGGATGGAAATCATGTTTCTTGTGAAGCCACTAGGATTGGGAATACCTCCTGTGTCGACCCTAATCACCTTGTAAGGAATATGGGGTCTGTAGGCTATGTTGGACTTCCTAGCCAAAGGAGAACACTGGGGAAAGATGCTCAAAATCTGCTGAATTATTTCAAGAAGATGCAGGCTGAAAACCCGGGCTTTTATTATGCAATACAGCTGGATGATGATAACCGAATGACTAATGTTTTCTGGGCCGATGCAAGATCAAGGGCAGCTTACAATCACTTTGGAGATGCAGTTATTTTTGACACAATGTATCGACCAAATCAGTATCAGATTCCGTTTGCTCCTTTCACAGGCATAAATCATCATGGCCAGATGGTGTTGTTTGGTTGTGCATTACTTCTGGATGAGTCTGAGTCTTCCTTTACTTGGCTATTCAGGACGTGGTTATCTGCAATGAACAATCGATCTCCCATTTCCATCACCACAGACCAAGACAGAGCAATACAAGCAGCAGTTTCTCAGGTCTTTCCTGAAACTCGCCACTGCATTTGCAAGTGGCACATCTTGAGGGAAGGTCAAGAAAGGTTGGCACATATCTACCTAGCCCATCCTTCCTTTTATGGTGAGATCTATGGCTGCATAAACTTTTCAGAGACGATTGAGGATTTTGAATCATCATGGACCACTCTCCTTGATAAGTACAACCTCCAGAAAAATGAGTGGCTTCTGGCAGTATATAATGCTCGTAAACAGTGGGCTCCAGTTTATTTTCGTGGTACTTTCTTTGCTAGTCTTTCTTCTAACCAAGGGGTTTGCTCTTTTTTTGATGGGTACATAAATCAGCAGACAACTATACCACGTTTTTTAAAACAGTACGAAAGGGCTCTGGAACGTTCTCTAGAGAGGGAAATAGAAGCAGATTGTGACACAATCTGCACCACACCGGTACTAAAAACACCATCACCTGTGGAACAGCAGGCAGCAAACCTCTACACGAAGAaagttttctcaaagtttcaggAGGAACTAGTTGAAACTTTTGTGTATACAGCAAACAAGATTGAGGGAGATGGCATTGTTAGTAAATACAGGGTTGCAAAATATGAACATGATGATAAGGCATACTTTGTCATGCTGAATGTTTCTGAGATGAAAGCAAGTTGTACATGTCAGATGTTTGAATATTCTGGTATTCTATGTAGACATATATTGACAGTGTTCACAGTGACAAATGTTCTTACCCTTCCATCCCATTACATATTAAGGCGGTGGACCAAGAGTGCCAAATCTTGGGTTGGATTGGATGACAAAAATGCTGATCCTCAAGGTGTTGAGACTCTAACCGCCCGTTTCAATATCCTATGTCAGGAAGCCTTCAAATTGGCGGAAGAAGGTTCTGTTGTCCCTGAGACATATAGCGCAGCAATCAATGCTCTTAGAGATGCCGTAAAAAAGGTTGCATTTATAAAGAAGGATGTAGCTAAAGTCACCCCACCTAGATCTTATATTAATGGAAATAGTCATGAGGATGGTAGCAAAAAAACCACTTCTCCGGTCTCAGAAATGGTCCCATCTTTATGGCCATGGCAAGATGCAGTATCACCTCGCTTTAATCTTATTGATAGTGGAGCTCCACTTACTGACTTGAATCAACCTAGCATGGTCCCTGTATCTATTGATCGTGATACTGATCACGTTGATAGCACG CTGCATGACTATAGCAAGAACCCTTTGGGAGAGACTGAAGTGCAATTTAGGCTCACAAAGGTAACTCTGGAGCCTATGTTGCGATCAATGGCTTACATCAGTCAACAGCTCTCAACACCAGTCAATAGGGTTGCTGCTATAAATTTGAAG CTCCAAGATACAAAGACAACTTCTGGGGAGAAAGAAGTAAAGTTCCAAGTGTCAAAAGATACTTTGGGTTCGATGTTGAGATCAATGGCCTATATTCGTGAACAACTTTGA
- the LOC108450703 gene encoding protein FAR1-RELATED SEQUENCE 3-like isoform X1 yields MDVGGGKGDNVRGVNIESSKGGGSNWNLIENSTGIDVVVNPNDDGGAGGKPCVGMEFESEDAGRTFYDGYARRLGFSTHVGQFTRTKLDGPIVTWDFACSREVLKRKNVESCNAMFRIERKDGKKWVATKFVEDHNHSMVNPSKVHYLRSRRHFAGATKNVPETSDAATDVCALVDGNHVSCEATRIGNTSCVDPNHLVRNMGSVGYVGLPSQRRTLGKDAQNLLNYFKKMQAENPGFYYAIQLDDDNRMTNVFWADARSRAAYNHFGDAVIFDTMYRPNQYQIPFAPFTGINHHGQMVLFGCALLLDESESSFTWLFRTWLSAMNNRSPISITTDQDRAIQAAVSQVFPETRHCICKWHILREGQERLAHIYLAHPSFYGEIYGCINFSETIEDFESSWTTLLDKYNLQKNEWLLAVYNARKQWAPVYFRGTFFASLSSNQGVCSFFDGYINQQTTIPRFLKQYERALERSLEREIEADCDTICTTPVLKTPSPVEQQAANLYTKKVFSKFQEELVETFVYTANKIEGDGIVSKYRVAKYEHDDKAYFVMLNVSEMKASCTCQMFEYSGILCRHILTVFTVTNVLTLPSHYILRRWTKSAKSWVGLDDKNADPQGVETLTARFNILCQEAFKLAEEGSVVPETYSAAINALRDAVKKVAFIKKDVAKVTPPRSYINGNSHEDGSKKTTSPVSEMVPSLWPWQDAVSPRFNLIDSGAPLTDLNQPSMVPVSIDRDTDHVDSTVVLSCFKSMTWAIENKNEVEACKVAVINLKLHDYSKNPLGETEVQFRLTKVTLEPMLRSMAYISQQLSTPVNRVAAINLKLQDTKTTSGEKEVKFQVSKDTLGSMLRSMAYIREQL; encoded by the exons ATGGATGTGGGAGGGGGAAAAGGGGATAATGTCCGGGGAGTAAATATTGAGTCTAGTAAGGGTGGTGGTAGTAATTGGAATTTAATAGAAAATTCGACTGGAATAGATGTGGTTGTTAATCCGAATGATGATGGAGGTGCCGGAGGTAAGCCATGTGTGGGGATGGAATTTGAGTCGGAGGATGCAGGCAGGACATTTTACGATGGATATGCTAGGCGGTTAGGGTTTAGTACCCATGTTGGTCAGTTTACTCGTACTAAGCTCGATGGGCCAATTGTAACATGGGATTTCGCATGTTCAAGGGAGGTTTTGAAGAGGAAAAATGTTGAAAGTTGTAATGCAATGTTTAGGATCGAGAGAAAGGATGGAAAGAAGTGGGTTGCTACAAAGTTTGTGGAGGATCATAATCATTCGATGGTTAATCCTAGTAAGGTTCATTACCTTAGATCTCGTAGGCATTTTGCTGGAGCTACTAAAAATGTTCCCGAAACATCTGATGCCGCTACTGATGTTTGTGCTTTGGTGGATGGAAATCATGTTTCTTGTGAAGCCACTAGGATTGGGAATACCTCCTGTGTCGACCCTAATCACCTTGTAAGGAATATGGGGTCTGTAGGCTATGTTGGACTTCCTAGCCAAAGGAGAACACTGGGGAAAGATGCTCAAAATCTGCTGAATTATTTCAAGAAGATGCAGGCTGAAAACCCGGGCTTTTATTATGCAATACAGCTGGATGATGATAACCGAATGACTAATGTTTTCTGGGCCGATGCAAGATCAAGGGCAGCTTACAATCACTTTGGAGATGCAGTTATTTTTGACACAATGTATCGACCAAATCAGTATCAGATTCCGTTTGCTCCTTTCACAGGCATAAATCATCATGGCCAGATGGTGTTGTTTGGTTGTGCATTACTTCTGGATGAGTCTGAGTCTTCCTTTACTTGGCTATTCAGGACGTGGTTATCTGCAATGAACAATCGATCTCCCATTTCCATCACCACAGACCAAGACAGAGCAATACAAGCAGCAGTTTCTCAGGTCTTTCCTGAAACTCGCCACTGCATTTGCAAGTGGCACATCTTGAGGGAAGGTCAAGAAAGGTTGGCACATATCTACCTAGCCCATCCTTCCTTTTATGGTGAGATCTATGGCTGCATAAACTTTTCAGAGACGATTGAGGATTTTGAATCATCATGGACCACTCTCCTTGATAAGTACAACCTCCAGAAAAATGAGTGGCTTCTGGCAGTATATAATGCTCGTAAACAGTGGGCTCCAGTTTATTTTCGTGGTACTTTCTTTGCTAGTCTTTCTTCTAACCAAGGGGTTTGCTCTTTTTTTGATGGGTACATAAATCAGCAGACAACTATACCACGTTTTTTAAAACAGTACGAAAGGGCTCTGGAACGTTCTCTAGAGAGGGAAATAGAAGCAGATTGTGACACAATCTGCACCACACCGGTACTAAAAACACCATCACCTGTGGAACAGCAGGCAGCAAACCTCTACACGAAGAaagttttctcaaagtttcaggAGGAACTAGTTGAAACTTTTGTGTATACAGCAAACAAGATTGAGGGAGATGGCATTGTTAGTAAATACAGGGTTGCAAAATATGAACATGATGATAAGGCATACTTTGTCATGCTGAATGTTTCTGAGATGAAAGCAAGTTGTACATGTCAGATGTTTGAATATTCTGGTATTCTATGTAGACATATATTGACAGTGTTCACAGTGACAAATGTTCTTACCCTTCCATCCCATTACATATTAAGGCGGTGGACCAAGAGTGCCAAATCTTGGGTTGGATTGGATGACAAAAATGCTGATCCTCAAGGTGTTGAGACTCTAACCGCCCGTTTCAATATCCTATGTCAGGAAGCCTTCAAATTGGCGGAAGAAGGTTCTGTTGTCCCTGAGACATATAGCGCAGCAATCAATGCTCTTAGAGATGCCGTAAAAAAGGTTGCATTTATAAAGAAGGATGTAGCTAAAGTCACCCCACCTAGATCTTATATTAATGGAAATAGTCATGAGGATGGTAGCAAAAAAACCACTTCTCCGGTCTCAGAAATGGTCCCATCTTTATGGCCATGGCAAGATGCAGTATCACCTCGCTTTAATCTTATTGATAGTGGAGCTCCACTTACTGACTTGAATCAACCTAGCATGGTCCCTGTATCTATTGATCGTGATACTGATCACGTTGATAGCACG GTGGTTCTCTCTTGTTTTAAGTCCATGACTTGGGCTATAGAAAATAAAAACGAAGTAGAAGCTTGTAAAGTAGCTGTTATAAACTTGAAG CTGCATGACTATAGCAAGAACCCTTTGGGAGAGACTGAAGTGCAATTTAGGCTCACAAAGGTAACTCTGGAGCCTATGTTGCGATCAATGGCTTACATCAGTCAACAGCTCTCAACACCAGTCAATAGGGTTGCTGCTATAAATTTGAAG CTCCAAGATACAAAGACAACTTCTGGGGAGAAAGAAGTAAAGTTCCAAGTGTCAAAAGATACTTTGGGTTCGATGTTGAGATCAATGGCCTATATTCGTGAACAACTTTGA